The Coccidioides posadasii str. Silveira chromosome 3, complete sequence genome contains a region encoding:
- a CDS encoding uncharacterized protein (EggNog:ENOG410PISF~COG:J), with translation MSSGQRGSNNPGNPWNQGRRTFAQVANSARNPPPAQSAGESPAPPQSNVDNDGFTIVQNNRRNRNGHGHGQLPAGHGSGRGRGGAQFGGDGRRNEPSRGRGAHRGHSQGGRGRGSYPQRSFNDSENQAGSQGYRCKSNEPPKLYNDYKKSTHQPSQGVKSLEDDIVKENQKDLTLKLGSLKLADHKFSLPMRPGYGNHPTVNLLANYFEISGISNLVFYEFNVHFQATMSLRVKRRLFTLLLQQPPLNNESVATNYVDKLICVKKLSPQNIRVGYYEDGETGPQSHTVTLQYSRSYRMAHLLADLRSPSESYDRDERNMAIQALNMAVARFPNHTPRIQCVGQSRHFFPNPTEDLSLGGGLEARRGFFHSVKPSTGRLLLNLNVSTAAFYRAGNLKDVSEEVVPFTAAEGDSRRTGILDRFLRKVRVKTTHGQRHQTRTIFEVAKNSEGKAAGPSEVKFWWPQGQPARYISVKEYFRRQYNVMLEDNQIVINVGSRDRQCYLPAEYCNIIEGQVARQKLSPDQTTNMIRIACRNPTANALDISGQGLNLMGVGRREGPKEKFGIDIAHELLSVKGMVLSPPRLKYKMDSMPSLECGSWNFTGHLFRKAGHLPGTNPIGVITVGTFKSEPEDFLKSLKQTLQGYDINWRDSGSTRIRIPATHRADENRYRQAFQQFKNMRTPYVIVLLPKFDQQVYSYVKYYGDIVTGIPNTCVTEKYVKKEKRITFKTDGGAVENIALKINLKLGGINHEIQSDGRIHDIIRTTMFIGIDVTHPTGTDSQSGAPSISAVVANNDPTLAQWPASITTQEHRKEMVESVLERMVTDRLRAWKDQDKLPARIIVYRDGVSESQYQEVLDTELVQIQSAVEQHYAGRSLPKITLLIVGKRHHTRFYPLNLDAADKKGNVTPGTVVDRYCTMERNFDFFMVSHAGIQGTSRPAHYVVLHDSNNFTADQVQSITHDLTWVYGRAARSVSIATPAYYADIVCERGRCYLYSVFNNALPGQYQGNNNRWMQGVHPNLQDTMFYI, from the exons ATGTCTTCCGGCCAGAGAGGGTCCAACAATCCAGGTAACCCTTGGAACCAAGGGAGGAGGACTTTTGCTCAGGTCGCCAACTCCGCAAGGAATCCGCCACCAGCACAATCCGCTGGAGAAAGCCCTGCTCCGCCTCAGAGCAACGTCGATAATGACGGATTCACGATAGTACAGAACAATCGAAGAAATCGGAATGGCCATGGCCATGGCCAGCTCCCTGCAGGTCATGGCTCCGGTcgagggagaggaggagCTCAATTCGGAGGTGATGGACGTCGAAATGAGCCAAGCCGAGGTCGAGGAGCCCACAGAGGGCATAGCCAGGGCGGAAGAGGCCGTGGTTCTTATCCTCAGCGGTCGTTCAATGATTCGGAAAACCAGGCCGGCTCACAGGGTTATAGATGCAAAAGCAACGAGCCACCAAAGCTATACAA CGATTACAAAAAGTCCACCCATCAACCATCTCAGGGCGTCAAGAGCCTGGAAGATGACATCGTCAAGGAGAACCAAAAAGATTTAACACTCAAGCTCGGAAGTCTGAAACTTGCGGACCACAAGTTCTCCCTTCCAATGAGGCCCGGCTATGGAAATCACCCAACTGTGAATCTACTCGCCAATTATTTCGAGATCAGTGGTATCAGTAACCTTGTCTTCTATGAATTCAATGTGCATTTTCAAGCAACTATGTCTCTTCGGGTCAAACGACGTCTGTTCACGTTATTGCTTCAGCAACCCCCACTGAATAATGAATCCGTGGCGACGAATTATGTGGATAAGCTGATTTGCGTCAAGAAGCTCAGCCCGCAGAATATTCGCGTTGGGTACTATGAAGACGGTGAAACAGGCCCCCAAAGCCATACCGTCACTCTTCAATATAGTCGTTCATATCGAATGGCACACTTGCTGGCAGATTTAAGATCGCCGTCTGAGTCATATGACAGAGATGAAAGAAATATGGCGATCCAAGCGTTGAACATGGCCGTGGCACGGTTTCCAAATCATACTCCAAGAATACAATGTGTTGGTCAAAGCAGACATTTCTTTCCCAACCCCACTGAGGATCTCTCACTTGGGGGTGGTCTAGAGGCAAGACGAGGCTTTTTTCATTCTGTCAAGCCATCGACTGGCCGACTGCTTTTGAACCTAAACGTATCCACTGCCGCATTTTATAGAGCAGGAAATTTGAAGGACGTATCGGAAGAAGTGGTCCCTTTTACGGCAGCAGAGGGGGACAGCAGACGCACTGGCATACTCGACAGGTTTTTGCGAAAGGTCCGCGTCAAGACAACCCATGGACAAAGACATCAGACCAGGACTATTTTCGAAGTCGCAAAAAATTCGGAAGGCAAGGCTGCTGGGCCGTCGGAAGTTAAGTTTTGGTGGCCTCAAGGACAGCCTGCGAGATATATCAGTGTCAAAGAATACTTTAGAAGGC AGTACAACGTAATGCTTGAAGATAACCAAATCGTGATCAACGTCGGATCCAGGGACAGGCAATGCTACCTTCCAGCGGAATACTGCAATATTATTGAAGGCCAGGTTGCTCgccagaaactctctccGGATCAAACCACTAATATGATAAGGATTGCTTGCCGCAATCCTACAGCAAACGCGTTGGATATTTCCGGCCAGGGTTTGAACCTTATGGGAGTCGGGCGAAGAGAGGGGCCG AAGGAGAAATTCGGGATTGATATCGCGCACGAGTTACTCTCTGTTAAAGGCATGGTACTTTCACCACCCCGACTCAAATACAAAATGGACTCTATGCCTTCTTTGGAGTGTGGATCATGGAATTTCACTGGGCATTTGTTCAGGAAAGCGGGCCACCTGCCAGGGACCAATCCTATCGGCGTTATCACTGTTGGAACCTTCAAGAGTGAACCCGAAGATTTCCTCAAGTCGCTGAAACAAACTCTCCAAGGGTATGATATCAACTGGCGCGACAGTGGGTCAACACGCATTCGCATACCTGCCACCCACAGGGCGGATGAGAATCGGTACAGACAAGCTTTCCAGCAATTCAAAAACATGCGGACACCATATGTCATTGTGCTCCTGCCAAAGTTTGACCAGCAGGTATACTCGTATGTGAAATACTATGGAGACATTGTGACCGGAATTCCGAACACCTGCGTTACCGAAAAGTATGTGAAGAAGGAAAAGCGCATCACCTTCAAGACAGATGGTGGGGCTGTGGAAAACATAGCTCTAAAGATCAACCTCAAACTGGGGGGAATCAATCATGAGATTCAAAGCGATGGGAGAATCCACGACATTATACGGACAACGATGTTCATCGGCATCGATGTCACCCATCCAACTGGTACGGATTCTCAGTCCGGTGCTCCCAGCATTTCTGCCGTGGTTGCCAACAACGACCCGACACTCGCGCAATGGCCTGCGAGTATAACCACCCAAGAGCACCGCAAGGAAATGGTGGAGTCAGTTCTTGAGCGTATGGTCACAGACAGATTACGCGCATGGAAGGATCAAGACAAACTTCCGGCAAGAATCATTGTATATCGTGACGGCGTCTCCGAGAGCCAGTATCAGGAAGTGCTTGATACAGAGCTCGTTCAGATTCAGTCGGCGGTAGAGCAGCACTACGCTGGCAGGAGTTTACCAAAAATCACACTGTTGATTGTTGGGAAGAGACATCACACTAG GTTTTATCCCTTAAATCTCGATGCCGCCgataaaaaaggaaacgTGACTCCCGGAACTGTTGTCGACCGCTACTGCACCATGGAACGCAACTTTGACTTCTTCATGGTCTCTCATGCAGGTATCCAAGGCACGAGTCGTCCGGCTCACTATGTCGTACTCCATGACTCGAACAACTTCACGGCTGATCAGGTACAAAGTATT acccatgaCCTTACATGGGTATATGGCCGTGCTGCACGCTCGGTGTCCATCGCCACCCCAGCGTATTACGCTGACATTGTCTGTGAGCGTGGAAGATGCTATCTATATTCCGTTTTCAATAATGCTTTGCCTGGGCAGTACCAAGGGAACAATAACCGCTGGATGCAAGGTGTGCATCCGAACCTGCAAGACACGATGTTTTATATTTAA
- the NOC2 gene encoding Nucleolar Complex 2 protein (BUSCO:104173at4751~EggNog:ENOG410PH1G~COG:J~TransMembrane:2 (i439-457o469-492i)~BUSCO:3462at33183): MLQNKLRKKRKSRLLHGFDIPQPSAKKSSKNKDVPPKTGKRKRTEQANGEAPSIESEDEDIQSGDTTNASGSESEMDDMDAHVGQLEALKEKDPEFYKYLQENDAELLEFGDHGDLAEVDGLSESDEEESIPRKKKKTDKAEEGTPAETLQLSTVQQWQRSMSESNSLRATRQAVLAFRTAAYVDEEDAQDRRFNISDPDVYHQVLVTALEHVPKVLNHHIPVRETAGGKVRVSMDSKKFKTLTPLIKSHTSSIHQLLTNLSDAAALRLTLSSITPMLPYLLQFRKLLKVIIKTVVGHWSDSSNSEATRISAFLVLRRLMVIGDAGIREAVLKATYEGIVKGSRSTTVHTLAGINLMKNSAAELWGLDQDIAYTTGFTSIRQLAIHLRSSITNPTKDSYKTVYNWQYVHSLDFWSRMLSAHCDSMTEAKAGKQSVLRPLIYPVVQITIGAMRLIPTAQYFPLRFQLTRALLRLSLATGTYIPLASVLLEVLLSSEMKTPPKSSTLKPLEFSTCIRAPKTYLRTRIYQDGVAEEVSELLSEFFVLWTKNIAFPELSLPVIVMLKRWLKEVSSRSLGNKNVKINQMFALLVQKVEANSRWIEERRSKVTFTPKDRAEVEGFLKDTEWDSTPLGAFVKTQRAQRTERAKILERSRREERQRKDEKGDEEADQAMADGGSEDEESSEAS; the protein is encoded by the exons ATGCTGCAAAACAAGCTgcgaaagaagaggaagagcagaCTTCTGCA CGGTTTCGACATCCCACAACCCAGCGCAAAGAAAAGCTCGAAAAACAAGGACGTACCGCCGAAAACTGGGAAGCGGAAAAGGACGGAGCAAGCTAATGGCGAAGCACCATCTATAGAAAGTGAAGACGAGGATATTCAGAGCGGCGATACTACGAATGCGAGCGGATCAGAAAGCGAGATGGACGACATGGACGCTCACGTGGGACAGCTCGAAGCACTCAAGGAGAAGGATCCCGAGTTCTACAAATATTTGCAGGAGAACGATGCTGAACTACTTGAATTCGGCGACCATGGTGATCTTGCGGAGGTGGACGGGCTCAGTGAGAGcgacgaagaagaatcaATCCCGcgcaagaaaaagaagaccGACAAAGCCGAGGAAGGAACACCGGCGGAGACTCTACAGCTTTCTACCGTCCAACAATGGCAGAGATCGATGTCTGAGTCAAATTCCTTGAGAGCCACCCGTCAGGCTGTCCTGGCGTTCCGAACAGCTGCTTATGTCGATGAAGAGGACGCGCAGGATCGCAGGTTCAATATCTCAGACCCGGACGTATACCATCAAGTACTCGTTACTGCACTTGAACACGTTCCGAAGGTGCTGAATCATCACATACCCGTAAGAGAGACTGCAGGCGGGAAGGTTAGAGTGTCGATGGACTCGAAGAAGTTCAAGACTCTAACACCTCTCATCAAATCACACACATCGTCTATCCATCAGCTCCTCACGAATTTATCCGATGCAGCTGCATTGAGGCTTACGCTATCGTCCATTACACCAATGCTCCCCTATCTCTTACAATTCAGAAAACTACTCAAAGTTATTATCAAAACGGTTGTCGGACATTGGTCCGACTCTTCAAATTCTGAAGCCACGAGGATATCGGCATTCCTGGTACTTCGTCGGTTAATGGTAATTGGAGATGCTGGGATTCGTGAAGCCGTCTTGAAAGCGACTTATGAAGGGATCGTGAAAGGAAGCAGGAGCACGACAGTCCACACCCTTGCTGGAATTAATTTAATGAAAAACTCTGCCGCTGAGCTCTGGGGCTTAGATCAAGACATCGCCTACACCACCGGGTTCACATCTATCCGTCAGCTAGCCATTCACCTGCGAAGCAGCATTACCAATCCCACAAAGGACTCATACAAGACAGTTTACAACTGGCAGTACGTCCATTCACTTGACTTCTGGTCCCGTATGTTATCTGCACATTGCGATTCAATGACCGAGGCCAAGGCGGGCAAGCAATCCGTGTTGAGGCCCCTCATCTACCCTGTTGTGCAGATTACTATTGGAGCTATGCGTCTAATCCCCACGGCGCAATATTTCCCTCTCCGTTTCCAGCTAACGCGTGCTCTCCTTCGCTTGTCTCTCGCAACTGGAACATATATCCCTCTAGCCTCCGTTTTATTAGAGGTGCTTCTGTCCTCCGAAATGAAGACTCCTCCAAAATCAAGCACGCTAAAACCGCTAGAATTTTCGACCTGTATCCGTGCTCCAAAGACCTATTTGCGAACCCGCATCTACCAGGACGGTGTTGCGGAGGAAGTTTCAGAACTTTTATCGGAGTTCTTTGTTCTTTGGACAAAAAATATTGCCTTTCCCGAGCTTTCTCTGCCCGTGATAGTCATGCTTAAGCGCTGGTTGAAAGAGGTTTCATCTCGCTCGTTAGGAAATAAAAATGTGAAGATTAATCAGATGTTTGCCTTACTGGTGCAAAAGGTGGAAGCCAATAGCCGTTGGATTGAAGAGCGGAGATCGAAGGTAACATTCACGCCAAAAGACCGTGCAGAGGTGGAGGGATTCTTGAAAGATACTGAATGGGATTCGACGCCATTGGGTGCCTTTGTCAAGACCCAAAGAGCGCAAAGAACTGAGCGGGCAAAGATCCTTGAGAGGAGTCGCAGGGAGGAGCGccaaagaaaagatgaaaaaggCGATGAAGAAGCCGATCAGGCAATGGCGGACGGCGGTAGTGAGGATGAAGAATCGAGTGAGGCTTCATAG
- a CDS encoding uncharacterized protein (EggNog:ENOG410PGUK~COG:A~BUSCO:9572at33183), with the protein MDDDAQPLHVFDLPQLYMKPTAAEILRALDCLAIQPHTFNNGKSTENLPSIHPSGVAQYLTAIISSALSWLDSDELREVVWHAASTRLCERSGRTAMPSMSRVFRIPMTESTEISVTLHEPSLTSDNLGMKTWVSSYLLARRLSGLLLPPSNLLPAMYKDGRPLRALEMGAGTGLVGISFASLWGSAASMHLTDLPDIVPNLAHNVSLNEELLLKTGSSVTTGVLDWSLQDQHEVEGQEKYDVILAADPLYSPDHPRWLTQTIQKWLSPETGSRVVLEMPLRDAYISQVNELRKRMRNIGLTILEDGEEIGHDDWESKDGSPLEVRCWWSVWTWDTNEHS; encoded by the exons ATGGACGATGACGCTCAACCCCTACATG TTTTTGATCTCCCTCAGTTGTACATGAAGCCGACGGCGGCAGAGATATTACGTGCCCTTGATTGCCTCGCTATTCAGCCTCATACGTTCAACAACGGAAAATCAACCGAAAATTTACCGTCAATTCACCCTAGTGGTGTCGCGCAATACTTGACCGCTATAATCTCCAGTGCTTTGTCGTGGCTTGATTCTGATGAGTTGCGGGAGGTAGTATGGCACGCAGCTAGCACCAGGTTGTGCGAACGTTCTGGCCGGACAG CCATGCCGTCAATGTCTCGAGTATTCAGAATTCCAATGACAGAATCCACGGAGATCTCGGTGACCCTTCATGAGCCATCTCTTACATCAGATAATTTGGGTATGAAGACTTGGGTTTCCTCATATCTGCTTGCCCGGCGGTTGAGCGGACTTTTATTACCACCATCGAATTTGCTCCCCGCCATGTACAAAGATGGCCGGCCTCTTCGCGCCCTTGAGATGGGCGCTGGAACCGGCCTTGTGGGCATCTCTTTCGCATCATTATGGGGTTCTGCTGCCTCTATGCACCTCACGGATCTACCAGATATTGTACCGAACCTGGCTCATAATGTATCCTTAAACGAGGAGCTTTTGTTAAAAACAGGTTCTTCGGTCACTACAGGTGTCCTAGATTGGTCTTTACAAGACCAGCATGAAGTGGAGGGCCAGGAAAAATATGATGTTATACTCGCTGCTGACCCCCTATATTCGCCGGATCATCCACGATGGTTGACCCAAACCATCCAAAAATGGCTCAGCCCTGAAACTGGGTCAAGAGTGGTGCTTGAAATGCCTCTTAGGGATGCCTATATCTCCCAAGTGAACGAACTGAGAAAACGGATGCGTAATATAGGGCTAACAATCCTAGAAGATGGCGAAGAAATCGGACACGATGATTGGGAAAGCAAAGATGGCTCCCCTCTTGAGGTGCGCTGTTGGTGGTCCGTCTGGACTTGGGATACGAATGAACATAGTTAG
- the VPS28 gene encoding Vacuolar protein-sorting-associated protein 28 (BUSCO:397465at4751~EggNog:ENOG410PJD3~COG:U~BUSCO:13055at33183) codes for MYSQRPLSYAPTPYSYTPNPALSASINLDEEVKLSSTPAERDLYESLAEIYSIILTLDGLEKAYIKDAVTESDYTETCARLLKQYRSSLSDENVSNEFVDLDSFKRTWGLECPRATERLRIGLPATVEQPSHNPSQPPAAGPASGSLILAATENFITFLDALKLNMVSKDALHPLLSEVIQSVNKVTDEDFENRGKIIQWLITLNQMRATEELAEDQARELAFDIEQAYQGFKATLN; via the exons ATGTATTCTCAACGGCCGCTTTCTTATGCGCCAACGCCATACAGTTATACTCCGAATCCAGCACTGTCGGCGTCCATAAACTTGGATGAG GAAGTTAAGCTTTCCTCTACACCGGCGGAGCGGGACCTCTACGAATCGCTTGCGGAAATAtatagtattattctgaCCTTGGATGGGCTTGAAAAGGCATATATAAAGGATGCCGTTACTGAATCCGATTACACGGAGACATGCGCTAGGCTTCTCAAGCAGTACAGGTCCAGCTTGAGCGACGAGAACGTTTCGAATGAGTTCGTCGACTTGGATAGCTTTAAGCGGACGTGGGGG TTGGAGTGCCCCAGAGCGACGGAGAGGCTTCGAATAGGCCTCCCTGCAACAGTAGAGCAGCCCTCCCATAACCCTTCTCAACCTCCTGCGGCTGGTCCCGCTTCTGGAAGCCTTATCCTTGCTGCGACGGAAAATTTCATTACCTTTTTGGATGCCTTGAAGCTCAATATGGTTTCGAAAGATGCTTTGCATCCTTTACTCTCAGAGGTCATCCAGTCTGTGAATAAGGTGACAGATGAAGACTTTGAGAATAGAGGGAAAATAATCCAATGGCTTATTACCCTTAATCAAATGAGGGCCACGGAAGAACTAGCTGAAGACCAAGCTCGAGAACTTGCCTTTGACATCGAACAAGCATACCAAGGATTTAAGGCTACATTGAATTGA
- the ROK1 gene encoding RNA-dependent ATPase rok1 (EggNog:ENOG410PG1I~COG:A~BUSCO:3607at33183) gives MDAFKLLTRSIKLKGSQLGSSSISSHLPSAGEANNPQLFPASEADKTRGTKRKRESGEDTELPNEIPVPDFFGSGSTAAESPKAQRKRVTGKDADAEGQHGEETSMPEEERKSILKSHKIKITDLRTPPFRAVDADISGKKSKGKKKKVEEPPPLTRKQLKAAQRLYPEPLTSFDKLRTRYHISRRLSDNIASQGYTVPTEVQLGSLPLLLGNAPAPNERTADDESLRSQLEREPDLLVVAPTGSGKTLSFMIPLINKIMKHHHDNPGLKEILAIVVAPTKELVLQIVNEGRKLTAGTGVKVSAVRKGMRIVEERGQEKRSLEEENDGDDSTASSDEEIHSSEGEKSKDIPLTKSDILVCTPLVLANALSDGGKRDVAPLPSVQKLVLDEADVLLDPLFREQTLSIWRACTHPQLRVGLWSATMGSNIEELTKSTIKERQGLLGLKDESSLIRLVVGLKDTAIPNISHKLVYAATEQGKLLGLRQLLHPTSTSRSTTHLRPPFLIFTQTIARAIALHSELMYDIPAEAGGSSRIAVLHSELSDSKRSDVMAGFRKGEIWVLITTDLLARGVDFRGINGVVNYDIPNSSASYVHRVGRTGRAGREGGVAVTFYTKEDIPYVKNIANVISASENLRGTEEGERIPKWLLDALPSLSKNDKKDLKKYGVKARRPSTISDKTTSKKTRISTKSGFDRRMDNKRKGAIKGSQRRKAREQLNDEENEDDVWNGIDD, from the coding sequence ATGGACGCTTTTAAGCTGCTTACCCGATCTATCAAGCTAAAAGGCTCCCAGCTCGGGTCCTCGTCAATCTCCAGCCACCTTCCCTCAGCTGGCGAAGCGAACAATCCGCAACTCTTCCCTGCCTCAGAAGCAGATAAAACTCGCGGAACGAAGCGAAAGAGAGAGTCTGGGGAGGACACTGAGCTACCGAATGAGATTCCGGTTCCCGATTTCTTTGGCTCGGGATCTACAGCAGCAGAGTCGCCAAAAGCTCAGCGGAAACGAGTGACGGGAAAGGATGCCGACGCTGAGGGTCAACATGGCGAGGAGACCTCCATGCCAGAAGAAGAGCGCAAGTCTATATTGAAGTCCCATAAGATCAAAATCACCGACCTACGAACTCCGCCGTTCCGCGCCGTTGACGCCGATATAAGTGGGAAGAAAtcgaaaggaaagaaaaagaaagttGAAGAACCTCCCCCGTTGACACGAAAGCAGCTAAAGGCTGCTCAGAGACTCTATCCCGAGCCCCTGACATCCTTCGATAAACTTAGGACAAGATACCACATCTCAAGACGGCTTTCAGACAATATCGCCAGTCAGGGGTATACTGTTCCCACGGAAGTCCAGTTGGGATCGTTACCGTTATTACTAGGAAATGCCCCGGCGCCAAATGAACGGACTGCGGACGATGAGTCATTACGATCGCAGTTGGAGCGGGAGCCCGACCTTCTTGTGGTTGCGCCGACTGGTAGTGGGAAAACCCTCTCGTTTATGATTCCCTTGATAAACAAGATAATGAAGCACCACCATGACAACCCCGGTCTTAAAGAGATTCTTGCCATAGTAGTCGCACCAACAAAGGAGCTTGTGTTGCAGATTGTAAACGAGGGTCGAAAATTAACAGCCGGAACCGGAGTCAAAGTTTCTGCGGTGCGAAAAGGAATGCGGATCGTGGAGGAAAGAGGTCAAGAGAAGAGATCCTTAGAGGAAGAAAACGATGGCGATGACTCTACCGCGTCTAGTGATGAGGAGATCCACTCAAGTGAAGGAGAAAAGTCGAAGGATATCCCTCTTACGAAAAGCGATATTTTAGTGTGCACGCCCCTAGTTCTAGCAAACGCGCTGTCGGACGGTGGGAAGAGAGATGTTGCTCCTTTACCATCCGTCCAGAAGCTCGTGCTAGATGAAGCCGATGTCCTTCTTGACCCTCTATTTCGGGAGCAGACTCTCAGTATATGGAGAGCGTGCACACATCCTCAGCTGAGAGTTGGGCTTTGGTCCGCAACGATGGGCTCTAATATCGAAGAACTTACAAAGTCAACGATTAAAGAGCGGCAGGGACTTTTAGGATTAAAGGACGAATCATCCCTTATCCGACTCGTTGTGGGATTAAAGGATACGGCTATTCCCAACATATCACATAAACTTGTCTATGCTGCAACCGAACAAGGCAAACTCCTCGGGCTGCGCCAATTACTGCACCCAACTAGTACAAGCAGATCTACTACGCATCTTCGCCCCCCCTTTTTAATATTTACGCAAACAATCGCCCGAGCCATAGCTCTACATTCAGAACTCATGTATGATATCCCAGCGGAAGCGGGGGGGTCATCACGCATTGCTGTTTTGCATTCAGAACTCTCAGACTCTAAGCGATCAGACGTTATGGCCGGATTTCGAAAGGGCGAGATCTGGGTCCTGATTACCACCGACTTATTAGCTCGTGGGGTCGACTTTCGAGGAATAAATGGCGTCGTGAATTATGATATTCCCAACTCCAGCGCCTCATATGTTCACCGTGTTGGGCGAACTGGTCGTGCGGGCCGTGAGGGCGGCGTGGCAGTGACCTTTTATACCAAAGAAGATATTCCATATGTTAAGAATATTGCAAATGTGATATCCGCAAGCGAGAACCTACGTGGCACAGAAGAAGGTGAACGGATTCCAAAATGGCTGCTTGATGCATTACCGAGTCTTTCAAAGAATGACAAGAAGGACTTGAAAAAGTATGGTGTTAAGGCTCGAAGGCCTTCAACCATCAGTGACAAGACGACAAGCAAGAAAACGAGGATTAGTACCAAAAGTGGTTTTGATAGGAGAATGGATAATAAACGGAAAGGTGCGATTAAGGGAAGTCAGCGACGAAAAGCGAGGGAACAATTAAATGATGAGGAGAACGAAGATGATGTCTGGAATGGCATCGACGACTAA
- a CDS encoding uncharacterized protein (EggNog:ENOG410PI20~COG:G): MKTNVKVVPYNDFDVADHLGSTTEGQSLSDWYKHGYIPNFRRAISRTVEYALTDFSLSKVANLLTPDNFEKYLNRSAGWQKIWHRDIKRLNFKKCFSTHVPNGTTAVGFDPLDCGEWISHSYEALPMEYAWLIAFDIQTLITLMEGSKYAEKRLDMKLVPGLKLNSVGSGGTNEMGVC, translated from the coding sequence ATGAAAACTAATGTCAAGGTTGTCCCTTACAATGACTTTGATGTCGCAGATCATCTTGGTTCTACTACAGAAGGGCAAAGTTTGTCTGACTGGTACAAGCATGGATACATTCCAAATTTTCGCCGGGCAATTAGTCGTACAGTGGAATACGCACTCACTGATTTCTCTTTGAGTAAAGTAGCCAACCTCCTGACACCAGACAATTTTGAGAAGTACCTCAACAGAAGTGCGGGATGGCAGAAAATATGGCATCGCGACATCAAACGACTCAATTTTAAAAAATGTTTTAGCACCCACGTGCCGAACGGtactacagctgttggctTCGATCCCCTGGACTGCGGAGAATGGATATCCCATTCCTATGAAGCACTACCGATGGAATACGCTTGGCTGATAGCCTTTGACATCCAGACGCTGATAACACTCATGGAAGGATCAAAATATGCTGAGAAGAGACTtgatatgaagctcgttccTGGCCTAAAGTTGAATAGCGTCGGTTCCGGCGGTACCAACGAGATGGGTGTGTGTTAA
- a CDS encoding uncharacterized protein (EggNog:ENOG410PPI0~COG:C~TransMembrane:1 (i159-179o)~BUSCO:15102at33183), with amino-acid sequence MPVAASRIALRQSRLLIRRSAFRQNSTTSEAAAKTKDAASSAAAKASEGLSKVKSSAGPAIAGAVSGIGSALKRVGGRTGRMVSFVESLIPPTIYYSRVAFEVTKIVFHAQKMAPPNVATFQAYFQPILASLRQPSTLLSNLTLKPYLGRIRNMDRKQLALVGVTAAEVIGFFSVGEMLGRMKIVGYRGEPAHGH; translated from the exons ATGCCAGTCGCCGCATCCCGCATCGCTCTGCGGCAATCGCGATTACTGATCCGCCGATCGGCCTTCAGACAGAACTCGACTACGTCCGAGGCTGCCGCTAAAACAAAAGATGCCGCATCTTCTGCCGCAGCAAAGGCGTCAGAAGGTCTGTCGAAGGTGAAATCCAGTGCGGGACCTGCAATTGCGGGAGCTGTGTCGGGAATTGGTAGTGCGCTGAAGCGGGTTGGAGGACGAACTGGCAGAATGGTTTCGTTCGTTGAAT CTTTAATACCTCCCACTATCTACTACTCCCGAGTGGCTTTCGAGGTCACCAAGATTGTTTTCCACGCCCAGAAGATGGCTCCTCC AAATGTCGCTACATTCCAAGCCTATTTCCAACCCATCCTCGCATCTCTTCGCCAACCCTCCACTCTCCTTTCCAACCTTACCCTCAAGCCTTACCTTGGCCGCATCAGAAACATGGACCGTAAGCAGCTCGCCCTCGTGGGCGTGACTGCTGCCGAAGTGATTGGCTTTTTCTCCGTCGGTGAGATGCTGGGCAGAATGAAGATCGTCGGATATAGAGGGGAGCCCGCCCATGGGCATTAG